The sequence GATCCGGTATCGGTCTCGGGGGCCAATTCCCCGGGCCTCCGTGTAGCCCTCCGGGTGGACCCCCACCCCTACACCGGGAGGGCCGCGTCCCCTAGGGGGCGCGGCCGCCGGGCCGCCCGCAGGACACCTCACGGAAATTCATTGGCCCCCTCCCCGCCACCTCGCCTAAAATCTCCGCTCTTGCCCGCCTCCCTCACGGAGAGCCCGCCCGTCGCCCACCACCGCCCTCAAACGAGGCCCTATGGGCCGCCCCAACGTTCTGCCCGGCCGGAAACCGGACGGCATACGTCGTAGCCACGCATCGCACGCAGCAGGCCCACCGGAGGCACCCCCTTGTCCACGCCCGCCCACGAACCGCTCGACGCCCCCCTCGGCGACTCTCCCGCCGACCCCCTCACCCGCGAGCGCTCCCACCTCGGCGCCTCCCGGGCCGCCCTGCGCGCCATGCGCGAGGACGTCGAGGCGCTGGACATCAGGGACGTCACCGCGAACTGGGTCAACGCCGAGGTGCTCGCCCGCCAGATCGACGAGCGCATCAAGGCGCTCGCCGACCTCAGCGACACCCCCCTCTTCTTCGGGCGGCTCGACTACCTGCACGCCCCGGGCGCCACTCTGGCGGAAGGGGCGGAGGGCGAGCGCTTCTACATCGGGCGGCGGCACGTCCACGACGCCGACGGCGACCCGATGGTGATCGACTGGCGCGCCCCCGTCTCGCAGCCGTTCTACCGCGCGTCCAAGAAGGACCCGATGGACATCGGGCTGCGCCGCCGCTTCGGCTACACCGGCGGCGACCTGACCGCGTACGAGGACGAGCACCTGTCCGATCCGGCCGATCCGTCGGGGGCCGCCACCACCAGCAAGCTCCTCCAGCAGGAGATCGAGCGGCCCCGCGTCGGCCCCATGCGGGACATCGTGGCCACCATCCAGCCCGAGCAGGACGAGATCGTCCGCAGCGGGCTGGGCGGGACCGTGTGCGTACAGGGAGGTCCCGGCACCGGAAAGACCGCCGTAGGCCTGCACCGGGTGGCCTACCTCCTCTACGCCCACCGGGACCGGCTCGCCCGCACCGGCACGCTCGTCATCGGCCCGAACAAGTCCTTCCTCCACTACATCGAGCAAGTCCTCCCGGCCCTCGGCGAGTTGACCGTGCAGCAGGCGACCGTGGACGACCTGGTCGCGCATGTGGAGGTGCGCGGGACGGACGACGCGGCCGCCGCGATCGTCAAGGGCGACGCCCGGATGGCCGAGGTGCTGCGCCGGGCCCTGTACTCCCACGTGGCCATGCCCACCGAGCCGGTCGTCGTCGTGCGCGGCTCACGCCGCTGGCGCGTGGCGGCGTACGAACTGGAGGAAATCACCCGGGAGTTGCTGGACCGGGACATCCGCTACGGCGCGGCCCGCGAGGCCCTGCCGCAGCGCATCGCGCACGCGGTGCTGGTGCAGATGGAGCGGGCCGGGGAGGCGCCCGACGACCGGGTGCAGGACGCGGTGGCCCGCGACGGCGCGGTCAAGGCGGCCGTGAAGGCGGTCTGGCCTGCCGTCGACCCGGCGAAGCTGGTGCTGCGCCTGCTCACGGACGCCGGCTTCCTCGCCGAGCACGCCGAGGGGATCCTGGACGAGGACGAGCGGAAGACGATCCTGTGGGCGAAGCCGGTGCGCAGCGTGAAGTCGGCGAAGTGGTCGGCGGCGGACGCGGTGCTGATCGACGAGGCGGCCGATCTGACCGAGCGCACCCACTCGCTCGGACACGTCGTCCTGGACGAGGCGCAGGACCTCTCCCCCATGCAGTACCGGGCCGTCGGCCGCCGTTGCACCACCGGCAGCGCGACCGTCCTCGGCGACCTGGCACAGGGCACCACGCCCTGGGCGACGCGGAGCTGGGACGAGGCGCTGGCCC is a genomic window of Streptomyces griseochromogenes containing:
- a CDS encoding HelD family protein codes for the protein MSTPAHEPLDAPLGDSPADPLTRERSHLGASRAALRAMREDVEALDIRDVTANWVNAEVLARQIDERIKALADLSDTPLFFGRLDYLHAPGATLAEGAEGERFYIGRRHVHDADGDPMVIDWRAPVSQPFYRASKKDPMDIGLRRRFGYTGGDLTAYEDEHLSDPADPSGAATTSKLLQQEIERPRVGPMRDIVATIQPEQDEIVRSGLGGTVCVQGGPGTGKTAVGLHRVAYLLYAHRDRLARTGTLVIGPNKSFLHYIEQVLPALGELTVQQATVDDLVAHVEVRGTDDAAAAIVKGDARMAEVLRRALYSHVAMPTEPVVVVRGSRRWRVAAYELEEITRELLDRDIRYGAAREALPQRIAHAVLVQMERAGEAPDDRVQDAVARDGAVKAAVKAVWPAVDPAKLVLRLLTDAGFLAEHAEGILDEDERKTILWAKPVRSVKSAKWSAADAVLIDEAADLTERTHSLGHVVLDEAQDLSPMQYRAVGRRCTTGSATVLGDLAQGTTPWATRSWDEALAHLGKSEGIVEELTAGFRVPTDVITYASRLLPHIAPGLTPVASVRENPGFFEVRTATETAEVVAACEELLRNEGSTGLIAADARVPALAEALTAAGITFLAPGEETTRETRLTLVPASLAKGLEYDYVVLDEPRAVVDGEPDERTGLRRLYVALTRAVSGLIVTHAAPLPAQLDQ